The proteins below are encoded in one region of Syntrophotalea carbinolica DSM 2380:
- a CDS encoding ATP-binding cassette domain-containing protein yields the protein MLRLEHISKTLQGKTVIEDFSLAMSKGDMVCLTGPSGAGKTTIVRIAAGLLAPDRGQLQIGTANIAFAFQDAPLIPWLTALQNMQFVLSPRLRGEKLDAQALTWLERLGLSDARDKKPSEMSGGMQRRLSIACSFAVTPELLFLDEPFAFLDEYWQSVVVDELIRQNRQRRLTVLMVSHQPEPVQRLDARVVHLATGSKLLSAKKHNPERAEQTGAESA from the coding sequence ATGCTTAGACTGGAACATATTTCAAAAACCCTGCAAGGCAAAACGGTCATCGAGGATTTCAGCCTGGCCATGAGCAAAGGTGACATGGTCTGTCTGACCGGCCCGTCGGGCGCAGGCAAAACCACCATCGTCCGGATCGCCGCCGGACTCTTGGCGCCAGACCGGGGACAGCTGCAAATCGGCACCGCAAACATCGCCTTTGCCTTTCAGGACGCCCCCCTTATTCCCTGGCTGACAGCACTGCAAAACATGCAATTCGTACTGTCGCCCCGCCTTCGCGGCGAAAAGCTCGATGCACAGGCGCTGACTTGGCTCGAAAGACTGGGATTATCGGACGCGAGGGATAAAAAACCGAGCGAAATGAGCGGCGGCATGCAACGCAGACTCTCCATCGCCTGCAGTTTCGCGGTCACTCCGGAACTGCTTTTTCTGGACGAACCCTTCGCGTTTCTCGACGAATACTGGCAATCGGTCGTGGTGGATGAACTTATCCGCCAGAACCGGCAACGGCGCCTGACCGTACTTATGGTGAGCCATCAACCGGAACCGGTGCAGCGGCTGGATGCCAGAGTGGTACACTTGGCAACGGGATCAAAGCTCCTATCTGCGAAAAAGCACAATCCCGAACGGGCGGAACAAACCGGAGCAGAGTCCGCATAG
- a CDS encoding ABC transporter permease → MAYLFSFCILLGIWYAGTLFFGANLVPTPTQTLACLAELTTTLNFWANIAITIFRGVLALGISVTTALVLGLAAGRSKRAMALTGPLVAALQASPPILWITLLMVWVGTGSKVPITVVVASLLPPLFATVAQSAAVVDHRLFELASVYRVKRSRILTDILLRGIYPSLLGGFSYALGSCWKIAAVAEFLGSSQGIGARIYWSYRMLNMPELFAWATVLVGLGMAVELGLIRPLRNRAETRTGTHA, encoded by the coding sequence ATGGCTTACCTGTTTTCGTTCTGCATTCTGCTGGGAATCTGGTACGCCGGAACCCTGTTTTTCGGTGCCAACCTGGTACCGACACCAACCCAAACCCTGGCTTGTCTGGCGGAATTAACCACCACTCTCAACTTCTGGGCGAATATCGCCATCACTATCTTTCGGGGTGTGCTGGCCCTGGGAATCAGCGTAACGACCGCACTGGTACTCGGCCTCGCCGCCGGCCGCAGCAAACGGGCCATGGCCCTGACCGGGCCGCTGGTCGCGGCGCTGCAAGCTTCTCCCCCCATCTTGTGGATCACCCTCCTGATGGTATGGGTCGGCACGGGCAGCAAGGTTCCGATCACGGTAGTGGTGGCCTCCCTGCTTCCCCCCTTGTTTGCCACCGTCGCCCAGAGTGCCGCGGTAGTGGACCATCGCCTGTTCGAGTTGGCATCCGTCTACCGGGTCAAACGAAGCCGCATCCTGACCGATATTCTGTTACGCGGCATCTATCCTTCCCTGCTGGGCGGATTTTCCTATGCCCTGGGAAGCTGCTGGAAAATCGCCGCTGTGGCGGAATTCCTCGGCTCGTCACAAGGCATCGGTGCCAGGATCTACTGGAGCTATCGCATGCTCAACATGCCGGAATTGTTCGCTTGGGCAACGGTCCTCGTCGGCCTCGGCATGGCCGTGGAACTGGGCCTGATCCGCCCCTTGCGCAACCGGGCCGAAACAAGGACGGGCACACATGCTTAG
- a CDS encoding ABC transporter substrate-binding protein: MKKTIALLLLVLAVLTAAGGYLAWHETASDELVFGTRADLPTLTFYTTGLATTPQLPFWSAVRNGKLLHYCNLRVRTWKSTDDLRGLLLAGKGDLWLGHVEGFYQAHQAGAPVQILTVSGWKKFYLLSRNPAVKKLADLNGRELPYAPAGSPAVPILEAVATNAENDIRYQPFEPKQLAMALLRGNVQTALAPEPLVTNLLTKVDGLRIVTSVEELYGQRTGSPARLPLAGVAVNRHTAERLPGVVEKLVEEMISASQRLESNPEEGIDARPKVFGQFVSRDTIKQSLSRDLILTRPANQIPEEIQAYLTTLNPEKSATTPATDELPVDLLWKP; this comes from the coding sequence ATGAAGAAAACAATCGCACTGCTTCTGCTTGTTTTGGCCGTCCTGACCGCGGCCGGCGGCTATCTTGCCTGGCACGAAACCGCCAGCGACGAGCTGGTATTCGGCACTCGTGCGGATCTACCCACACTGACCTTCTACACCACCGGTCTCGCCACCACCCCCCAGCTCCCCTTTTGGTCCGCGGTGCGCAACGGCAAGCTCCTGCATTACTGTAACCTGCGAGTGCGAACCTGGAAAAGCACCGATGATCTGCGGGGATTGCTGCTGGCCGGCAAGGGGGATCTGTGGCTGGGCCATGTCGAAGGCTTTTATCAGGCCCACCAAGCGGGGGCTCCGGTGCAGATCCTGACCGTGAGCGGATGGAAAAAGTTCTACCTGTTGAGCAGGAATCCGGCCGTCAAAAAACTGGCCGATTTAAACGGCCGGGAGCTGCCCTACGCCCCGGCCGGCTCCCCCGCCGTGCCGATCCTGGAAGCCGTGGCCACCAACGCTGAAAACGATATCCGCTACCAGCCCTTCGAACCGAAACAATTGGCCATGGCCCTGCTTCGCGGCAATGTTCAAACGGCCCTGGCACCCGAACCTCTGGTCACAAACCTGCTGACCAAGGTAGACGGGCTGCGGATCGTGACCAGCGTCGAGGAACTGTACGGCCAGCGCACCGGATCTCCGGCCCGCCTGCCCCTGGCGGGTGTGGCGGTCAATCGCCACACCGCCGAAAGACTCCCCGGGGTCGTTGAAAAACTGGTGGAAGAAATGATAAGCGCCTCACAACGCCTGGAAAGCAACCCCGAAGAAGGCATAGATGCCCGACCGAAAGTCTTCGGGCAATTCGTCTCCCGCGATACGATCAAACAGTCCCTGTCGCGAGACCTGATACTGACCAGGCCGGCGAACCAAATCCCGGAGGAAATACAGGCCTACCTGACCACCCTGAACCCAGAAAAATCCGCTACCACCCCGGCGACCGACGAACTGCCGGTCGATCTGCTCTGGAAACCCTGA
- a CDS encoding class I SAM-dependent methyltransferase, whose protein sequence is MKKPLPDPQMQANELFELTYNAVKWELLRAALVLNLFDDLSTPKTADEIADSFSLHLQNTEHFLNALTAQGYLVKDNDRYCNTPTTEALLTRGKDTFVGESLLFMEAWHRPLQHGVLLNLVRNGPYRLQNLTDENLWEGAARISLNACRTGRAQKIASQVAALPEFPSFSRMLDLGSGPGMIGIAVTAAHSSLQCCLFDQPAVCKVADEVIAEYGMEDRVTTLSGDYLVDDIGKDYDFVLACYTFNFYRDHLDEVLARIHQVLRPGGVFMVVSDGLAKDRTAPATTVISWLSTALQGTDMSFVQGQIADAMLRVGFVSTQRHMLNDLDIEAHGPTEITIGKKAPETICVSPSYSCRNTTTSTPRPY, encoded by the coding sequence ATGAAAAAACCTTTGCCCGATCCGCAGATGCAGGCAAACGAACTGTTTGAGCTCACCTACAACGCTGTAAAGTGGGAATTGTTGCGAGCCGCCCTCGTTTTAAACCTCTTCGACGACCTGTCCACCCCCAAGACAGCGGACGAAATCGCTGACTCGTTCTCATTACACCTCCAAAATACAGAGCATTTTCTCAATGCCCTCACGGCTCAGGGGTATCTGGTCAAGGACAACGACCGGTATTGCAACACCCCCACAACCGAGGCGCTGCTGACGCGCGGTAAAGACACCTTTGTGGGCGAAAGCCTGCTGTTCATGGAAGCCTGGCACCGCCCCCTGCAGCACGGAGTGCTGCTGAACCTGGTCCGCAACGGCCCGTACCGGCTGCAGAACCTGACCGACGAGAACCTATGGGAGGGGGCCGCTCGCATATCCCTGAACGCCTGCCGTACCGGGCGAGCGCAGAAGATTGCATCCCAGGTGGCAGCGCTTCCGGAATTCCCCTCCTTCTCCCGCATGCTCGACCTGGGTTCGGGACCCGGCATGATCGGCATTGCCGTAACCGCCGCCCATTCCTCGCTGCAGTGCTGCCTGTTCGACCAACCCGCGGTCTGCAAGGTGGCCGATGAAGTCATCGCGGAATACGGTATGGAGGACCGCGTCACCACCCTGAGCGGCGATTACCTGGTCGATGATATCGGCAAAGATTACGATTTCGTATTAGCGTGCTACACCTTTAATTTTTACCGCGACCACCTGGACGAAGTCCTGGCCAGGATCCACCAGGTGCTCCGTCCGGGCGGCGTATTCATGGTGGTTTCCGATGGCCTGGCCAAAGACAGGACCGCCCCCGCCACCACCGTCATCAGCTGGCTGTCGACCGCATTGCAAGGTACGGACATGTCCTTCGTCCAAGGTCAGATCGCCGACGCCATGCTCCGAGTCGGGTTTGTATCGACCCAACGCCACATGCTGAACGATTTGGACATCGAAGCACATGGTCCAACCGAAATAACCATCGGCAAAAAAGCGCCCGAAACAATCTGCGTGTCGCCGTCGTACTCATGCCGAAACACGACCACGTCCACCCCACGTCCTTATTAA
- a CDS encoding flavodoxin, producing the protein MTQIGIVYGSTTGNTTKYAEMMQQLLGKERADLIDISQAEKEDLARYPNLIMGISTWGYGDVQDDWGKKMALLQEVDLQKKRIALFGLGDQEAYPSTFVDAMGTLYEVLVDCGANPIGAWPMDDYCFDGSTAILNKQFVGLALDEDNQEDKNTNRVETWLQRLEDQWLT; encoded by the coding sequence ATGACACAAATCGGCATAGTTTACGGATCGACCACCGGCAACACCACCAAATACGCAGAAATGATGCAGCAACTGCTTGGCAAGGAGCGAGCCGACCTCATCGACATCTCCCAGGCCGAAAAGGAAGATCTGGCCCGCTATCCCAACCTGATCATGGGTATCTCTACATGGGGATACGGCGATGTCCAGGATGACTGGGGGAAAAAAATGGCGCTACTGCAGGAAGTCGATCTGCAGAAAAAGCGAATTGCCTTGTTCGGCCTGGGCGATCAGGAAGCCTATCCGTCCACCTTTGTGGATGCCATGGGCACACTCTACGAAGTACTGGTCGACTGCGGCGCAAACCCTATCGGTGCGTGGCCCATGGATGATTATTGCTTCGACGGTTCGACCGCCATACTCAACAAACAATTTGTCGGACTGGCACTGGACGAAGATAACCAGGAGGACAAAAACACCAACCGAGTTGAAACATGGTTGCAACGACTTGAAGATCAGTGGCTCACATGA
- a CDS encoding class I SAM-dependent methyltransferase, producing MNTPSKKTGKTNKHQVCPWWMAYFFDNPLRRLMHPPSKILGPYVNTGMTVLDLGCGFGHFALGMARLTGKTGRVVAVDVQQKMLDKTMARARKAGLAEIIHPIRCDGYCIGLPLKLDFALASNSLHETPVPEKILAEIFTLLTPGGLFLLLEPGAHLQYEEFETEIAMAKKCGFEEVKRPKITRQMCSLLQKPTGKMAT from the coding sequence TTGAACACTCCTTCAAAAAAAACCGGCAAGACAAATAAACACCAGGTCTGCCCCTGGTGGATGGCCTACTTTTTCGACAATCCCCTGCGCCGTCTGATGCATCCGCCCTCAAAAATACTCGGTCCCTACGTAAACACAGGTATGACTGTGCTGGACCTGGGATGCGGCTTCGGTCATTTTGCCCTGGGCATGGCGCGCTTGACTGGCAAAACCGGACGGGTCGTGGCAGTGGATGTGCAACAGAAGATGCTGGACAAGACCATGGCCCGGGCGCGCAAAGCCGGCCTGGCCGAAATCATTCACCCCATACGCTGTGACGGCTACTGCATCGGCCTGCCGCTGAAACTTGATTTTGCGCTGGCCAGCAACTCGCTGCACGAAACTCCGGTTCCGGAAAAAATCCTGGCCGAAATCTTCACGCTGCTCACGCCCGGCGGCCTGTTCCTGCTGTTGGAACCCGGCGCTCACCTGCAATACGAAGAATTTGAAACCGAGATCGCCATGGCGAAAAAGTGCGGTTTTGAGGAGGTGAAGCGTCCCAAGATCACCCGGCAGATGTGCTCCCTGCTGCAAAAACCCACAGGTAAAATGGCGACATGA
- a CDS encoding helix-turn-helix transcriptional regulator gives MIKQVEIQTFCDDQGEVVFEADCVADEFSKISGNQKMSLILIVTLEGCLRGNCQACGRSFELSAGQALIFFNPKGSLRLERDCSGHVKSVLLRVDPALLGCCGGGSEPMMPGLLPGWMQKMEASRSLLPIILSPLMGVIGRQILDCPLASPVRDIYLNGKALEMLACCLTSLEMGQRSRHGCSCRLREEEREKIRLAREILLRDLEAPPRLEQLAARVGLNATKLKRGFRHLFGTSVFDCFRNYRLETARRILEQDQVSVTEAAMTVGYSNVGHFCAAFKKQFGVSPGHWLRSPSTAISSEALGF, from the coding sequence TTGATTAAACAAGTTGAAATTCAAACCTTTTGTGACGATCAAGGCGAAGTCGTTTTTGAAGCCGACTGCGTTGCGGATGAATTTTCCAAGATATCTGGCAACCAAAAGATGTCCCTGATCCTGATCGTCACTCTGGAGGGTTGCCTGCGTGGCAACTGCCAGGCTTGCGGCCGCTCTTTTGAACTGTCCGCCGGACAGGCGTTGATCTTCTTCAATCCCAAGGGCTCACTGCGGCTTGAAAGGGATTGTTCTGGACATGTGAAAAGCGTTTTGCTGCGTGTCGATCCAGCGCTTCTTGGTTGCTGCGGCGGCGGTTCCGAGCCGATGATGCCCGGACTGCTTCCGGGCTGGATGCAGAAGATGGAGGCTTCCCGTTCCCTGCTTCCAATTATCCTCTCTCCACTCATGGGTGTCATCGGCCGCCAGATCCTCGACTGCCCTCTTGCTTCGCCGGTGAGGGATATTTATCTCAATGGCAAGGCCTTGGAAATGCTGGCCTGCTGCCTCACATCTCTGGAAATGGGCCAGCGGTCACGGCACGGTTGCTCCTGCCGCTTGCGGGAAGAAGAGAGGGAAAAAATTCGCCTGGCCCGGGAGATTCTCCTCCGCGATCTGGAAGCCCCCCCGAGGCTCGAGCAACTGGCCGCCCGTGTGGGATTGAACGCCACCAAACTCAAGCGTGGCTTTCGGCATCTGTTCGGGACCAGTGTTTTCGATTGTTTCCGCAACTACCGCCTGGAAACGGCGCGTAGGATTTTGGAACAGGATCAGGTCAGTGTCACCGAAGCCGCCATGACAGTGGGTTATTCCAATGTTGGCCATTTCTGCGCCGCTTTCAAAAAGCAGTTCGGTGTCAGTCCGGGGCACTGGCTGCGAAGTCCTTCCACGGCAATTTCCTCCGAAGCTTTAGGCTTCTGA